The Aeromicrobium yanjiei genome includes a region encoding these proteins:
- a CDS encoding AAA family ATPase, with protein MTADAPYEANSAGFSTLALSDWRQFGDISLAFHPRLTVLTGANATGKSTILGILARHFDWIHPFSTSPVRTRSKSGEWISVGRRRAKRMSRQPGWAEVGTLTYRSDKSTAIAVPLEVQANLSSQYDLLMPDQQEVAGAFISSHRAASGSYSPVQSIPTAAANADLLFDSLTNEIRARWAGTWTGKTPQLVLKESIMAAAVFGSGPGHDSLSYNPTIHNLWTEFGVVLRTVLPASLRFRRIVVRTPDVVLETDSGDFVLDEASGGIMSIIEMAWQILLRSHGSSATFTVLLDEPENHLHPSLQREMLPSFLRAFPQVQFIVATHSPFVVTATPASTVYALDYNERQQVVSRVLDYSNKAASAEETLKNVLGLHSTAPTWAESAYQTILARYAGELSPQRLSLLREEMTQIGLVKNFPEAVVDLAHPENLES; from the coding sequence CCACCCTCGCCTTGTCGGACTGGCGACAGTTTGGTGATATCAGTCTTGCATTCCACCCGCGGCTGACGGTGCTCACAGGCGCGAACGCGACGGGGAAAAGCACGATCCTCGGCATCTTGGCCCGCCATTTCGACTGGATCCATCCCTTTTCAACTTCACCAGTCCGCACTCGCTCGAAGTCTGGAGAGTGGATTTCTGTCGGTAGAAGGCGAGCCAAGCGCATGTCCCGGCAACCGGGATGGGCTGAAGTTGGCACATTGACGTACCGATCAGACAAGTCGACTGCAATCGCTGTACCTCTGGAGGTGCAAGCGAACCTCTCAAGTCAGTACGACCTTCTTATGCCCGATCAGCAGGAGGTCGCCGGTGCCTTCATTAGTTCGCACAGGGCAGCGTCTGGGAGTTACTCGCCTGTTCAAAGCATTCCTACGGCCGCGGCAAACGCGGATCTGCTGTTCGACTCGCTTACCAATGAAATCCGCGCAAGGTGGGCTGGAACTTGGACTGGCAAGACGCCTCAACTCGTGCTGAAGGAGTCGATAATGGCAGCCGCCGTTTTCGGCAGTGGCCCTGGACATGACTCACTTTCGTATAACCCGACCATCCACAACTTATGGACTGAGTTCGGGGTTGTTCTCCGCACGGTGCTTCCAGCGTCGCTTCGATTTCGGCGGATCGTGGTTCGTACTCCCGATGTTGTGCTCGAAACGGATTCAGGTGACTTTGTCCTCGACGAAGCTTCCGGCGGAATTATGTCGATCATTGAGATGGCCTGGCAGATTCTTCTACGTTCGCATGGCAGCAGCGCCACATTCACTGTGTTGCTTGACGAGCCTGAGAATCACCTTCATCCAAGCCTTCAAAGAGAAATGCTCCCCAGTTTTCTTCGGGCATTTCCCCAAGTCCAATTCATTGTTGCGACGCACAGCCCATTTGTTGTGACAGCGACCCCAGCGTCGACGGTCTATGCGCTGGACTACAACGAACGGCAACAGGTAGTTAGCAGGGTATTGGACTACTCGAACAAGGCTGCGAGTGCAGAGGAGACACTCAAGAACGTCTTGGGCTTGCACAGCACCGCGCCAACTTGGGCTGAGAGCGCGTATCAAACCATTCTTGCCCGGTATGCGGGAGAGCTGTCGCCGCAGCGACTGAGCCTGCTCCGCGAAGAGATGACGCAGATTGGCCTTGTGAAGAATTTTCCTGAGGCCGTGGTCGACCTCGCGCACCCGGAGAATCTCGAGTCGTGA
- a CDS encoding HNH endonuclease: MRALEKTVKPKVLVDHEDAWRDRYVAAAATGDNEEKKRAERWRHEQIREALRLETARKCAYCESSLGSVSFAHVEHIVPKSLHPELAHEWVNLTLACEICNVGKDKYWSAENPVLNPYIDDISASLTFLGDFVGAPLGDVRGSVTINLCGLNRLDLIRDRTNRLIAVKGMLDQWHSATGVQKDALAYAIRLDAASGEFTASVYQLLRTFHFPVKEPVADPSSDMPNAVEFE; encoded by the coding sequence GTGAGGGCCCTTGAGAAGACCGTGAAGCCCAAGGTCTTGGTCGACCACGAAGATGCCTGGAGGGACCGTTACGTCGCCGCTGCCGCCACTGGTGACAACGAGGAGAAGAAGAGGGCTGAGCGGTGGAGACACGAGCAGATCAGAGAAGCGCTGAGACTGGAAACGGCGAGGAAATGCGCCTACTGCGAATCGTCGTTGGGGAGCGTGTCGTTCGCGCACGTTGAACACATTGTCCCGAAGTCCCTGCATCCTGAACTAGCGCACGAGTGGGTCAACCTGACTCTCGCATGTGAAATCTGCAACGTCGGGAAAGATAAGTACTGGTCTGCCGAGAACCCAGTGCTAAATCCGTACATCGACGATATCTCCGCTTCCCTTACGTTTCTTGGCGACTTTGTCGGCGCGCCGCTTGGTGACGTCCGCGGATCGGTGACCATCAACTTGTGCGGTCTCAACCGTCTCGACTTGATTCGTGATCGCACCAACCGGCTGATTGCCGTCAAAGGCATGCTTGATCAATGGCACAGTGCGACCGGCGTGCAGAAGGACGCACTCGCGTACGCGATTCGTCTCGACGCGGCCTCCGGCGAGTTCACCGCGAGTGTCTATCAGCTACTCCGAACGTTTCATTTTCCGGTTAAAGAGCCCGTTGCCGATCCCTCGTCAGATATGCCGAACGCCGTCGAGTTTGAATAG
- a CDS encoding tyrosine-type recombinase/integrase — protein sequence MRHSRTVAKIPRRISPHSLRHAAITNALDAGVPLRDAQILARHADPRTTEHYDRARGNLDRHGVHFLTAYVAGV from the coding sequence TTGCGGCACTCGCGGACGGTCGCGAAGATCCCGCGACGCATTAGCCCGCACTCGCTGCGTCATGCCGCGATCACCAACGCCCTGGACGCCGGCGTTCCGCTGCGCGACGCGCAGATCCTTGCACGCCATGCGGACCCTCGAACTACCGAGCACTACGACCGGGCGCGCGGCAACTTGGACCGTCACGGCGTCCACTTCCTGACCGCATACGTCGCCGGCGTCTAA